One Pseudalkalibacillus hwajinpoensis genomic window carries:
- a CDS encoding VTT domain-containing protein, whose amino-acid sequence MRSLGFWGPLFAIFLMVLHSVVFVPSEIILFANIYIYGFALGLLYTWIGSMLGAYLSFYLARLFGKPLVENLFP is encoded by the coding sequence ATGAGATCATTAGGCTTTTGGGGTCCACTTTTCGCTATCTTTTTAATGGTTTTACACAGCGTCGTTTTTGTTCCTTCAGAAATCATTTTGTTTGCAAATATCTATATTTATGGTTTTGCATTAGGACTCCTATATACTTGGATTGGCTCAATGCTTGGTGCCTATTTATCTTTTTATTTAGCTCGTTTATTTGGAAAGCCATTAGTAGAAAATTTGTTTCCATAG
- a CDS encoding TVP38/TMEM64 family protein, whose product MDWLNAWCLFIFLFSSFIWKAISRKFVSIEKHEKFDRWFQKNGTFGLFILRLIPLFSFNLLNYGAGLVSITFWQFTWSTALGIIPPMMVMGWLYINSLQTNWGLIILFVLIVSIVLIKIYKKSSLAKYSRRSRG is encoded by the coding sequence TTGGATTGGCTCAATGCTTGGTGCCTATTTATCTTTTTATTTAGCTCGTTTATTTGGAAAGCCATTAGTAGAAAATTTGTTTCCATAGAAAAGCACGAAAAGTTTGATCGGTGGTTTCAAAAGAATGGAACGTTCGGTTTGTTTATATTACGTTTAATTCCTTTATTTTCATTTAATTTACTCAATTACGGGGCAGGATTAGTATCCATTACTTTTTGGCAGTTCACGTGGTCTACAGCTTTGGGAATCATTCCGCCGATGATGGTGATGGGCTGGTTGTATATAAACTCGCTACAAACGAATTGGGGGCTCATCATTTTATTCGTTTTGATCGTTAGTATCGTTTTAATTAAAATTTATAAGAAAAGTTCATTGGCGAAATACAGCAGAAGAAGTAGGGGCTAA
- a CDS encoding thioredoxin family protein: MGKRNVEVFIAGCPMCDETVTLVKELSCDQCSISYYNLNETSKEKAGLEKAKEYGITRVPAVVVDGKLLDCCQQQQRITREVLEKAGIGQG; this comes from the coding sequence ATGGGAAAAAGAAATGTAGAGGTTTTTATTGCAGGCTGTCCAATGTGTGATGAAACCGTAACTTTGGTGAAAGAGTTAAGCTGTGATCAATGTTCTATTTCTTACTATAATTTAAATGAAACAAGTAAAGAGAAAGCAGGTCTGGAAAAAGCAAAAGAATATGGGATTACTCGAGTTCCAGCAGTAGTGGTTGATGGAAAGCTTTTAGATTGTTGTCAGCAGCAACAACGCATAACTCGTGAAGTACTGGAGAAAGCAGGAATTGGTCAGGGCTAA
- a CDS encoding MerR family transcriptional regulator, whose product MRDGLLIGDLSKKFNITTQSIRYYERIGLINPPKRTESKYRIYSNEDESKLRFILQAKQFGLSLDDIKELINLSSNNIRPCEHLKSLLERYIRDVINRIQKLEDFRSQLIDRYEQLEVVVNHNEGNICKIIESESLK is encoded by the coding sequence TTGCGTGATGGCCTATTAATTGGAGATTTAAGTAAGAAATTTAATATTACTACTCAATCAATAAGGTACTATGAACGAATAGGCTTAATTAATCCTCCAAAGCGAACAGAGTCAAAGTATCGTATCTATTCTAATGAGGACGAAAGTAAGCTCCGCTTTATTTTACAGGCAAAGCAATTCGGTCTATCATTAGATGATATTAAGGAGTTAATCAATCTTAGTTCCAATAATATACGTCCGTGCGAACATCTGAAAAGCTTACTGGAACGCTATATTCGAGATGTAATTAACCGTATCCAGAAGCTTGAAGATTTCAGGTCCCAACTAATTGACCGATATGAGCAGTTAGAAGTCGTTGTAAATCATAATGAAGGTAATATATGCAAGATAATAGAAAGTGAATCACTGAAATAA
- a CDS encoding MFS transporter, which translates to MVFKKSFIMFFLADIVSGFGVGMSTIGANWYLLDKTGSATAVGVMLTLNVVAGFLVSPLTGIITDKFNRKNVIQGTFIVRAVLIGILTALFIKDGFSIHYIYAFAIVNGIGWSIYMSASRSLIQELLTEKELSKGNSLIEISLQVGMFMAGAASGFIYKFIGFEAILFINALMFVCSYLLMIFVKYHSINLEHHEEGPFTSFTKGLQYLNTHKLTFLLGIVSIVPLISTMIYNVVLPGYVNDTLRADSVVFGFSDMSYGIGGLLSGFLAAPFAKKISENKAVGIIFILAIVTLLGLAANRIVLFIYLGSFIIGLSNSSLRIIMNTILMEVVPKRLMGRTLSVWMGIALLFQALLASGLGLLIDTFSPSIGFVCMGGLMLIGLSLQVFVSKRFHKEVPKINYEVV; encoded by the coding sequence ATGGTATTCAAGAAGTCGTTTATTATGTTTTTTCTTGCTGATATCGTGTCAGGTTTCGGAGTAGGAATGAGTACGATCGGAGCAAATTGGTATTTACTAGACAAAACTGGGTCGGCTACAGCTGTTGGAGTGATGCTGACTCTAAATGTCGTTGCGGGATTTTTAGTCTCTCCATTGACAGGGATCATTACCGATAAGTTTAACCGGAAAAATGTCATCCAAGGAACTTTTATTGTAAGAGCCGTATTAATCGGGATATTAACTGCACTATTTATTAAAGACGGATTCTCCATTCATTACATATATGCATTTGCTATTGTCAACGGGATTGGATGGAGTATCTATATGTCAGCATCAAGAAGTTTGATCCAAGAATTACTAACGGAAAAGGAACTCTCTAAAGGGAATTCGCTAATTGAGATCAGTTTGCAGGTCGGCATGTTTATGGCCGGAGCTGCATCTGGATTCATTTATAAATTTATCGGATTCGAAGCTATTTTATTCATCAATGCGCTGATGTTTGTATGTAGCTATCTATTAATGATATTTGTTAAATATCATTCTATTAACTTAGAACATCATGAGGAAGGACCCTTTACCTCTTTCACAAAAGGTTTGCAGTATTTGAATACTCATAAATTAACCTTTTTGTTAGGCATTGTCTCTATTGTTCCTCTTATTTCAACCATGATCTACAATGTAGTCCTACCTGGATATGTAAACGATACTCTTAGAGCAGATTCAGTGGTTTTTGGATTTTCAGATATGAGTTATGGAATCGGAGGATTGTTATCAGGTTTTTTAGCTGCTCCTTTTGCTAAGAAGATATCCGAAAATAAAGCTGTAGGTATCATCTTTATTTTAGCTATTGTCACACTACTTGGATTAGCAGCAAACAGAATTGTACTTTTCATTTATCTAGGGAGTTTTATAATTGGACTTTCCAATTCGTCTTTAAGGATCATCATGAATACGATCCTCATGGAGGTTGTTCCAAAACGATTAATGGGTAGAACTCTCTCCGTCTGGATGGGAATTGCTCTACTCTTTCAAGCCTTGTTAGCAAGTGGATTAGGGTTACTGATAGATACTTTTTCTCCATCTATTGGCTTTGTCTGTATGGGAGGACTTATGCTTATCGGTCTAAGTCTTCAAGTCTTTGTATCTAAAAGGTTTCATAAAGAAGTACCAAAAATAAACTACGAGGTGGTTTAA
- a CDS encoding LysR family transcriptional regulator yields the protein METKQLITFKTAAEYLNFTKTAKILKFAQSSVTAQIKALENELDSPLFERLGKRLYLTETGRQFKKYADQILALTEEAQQVTRGLEEPSGTLVIGAQESQCTYRLPTILKAFKDQFPQVKLIFKPAHSDDLAKEKLMDGTLDIAFIMDVSKPKDPLNVETLLQDNMKLVAAPDHPLHSKNEITPKDLEDETLLLTETGCSYRTILEKSLIEADVHPTNKFEFVSIEAIKQCVIAGLGVAILPEMVVEKDIQEGSIKEMYWTADTPVFYTQIAWHKDKFMTIPLEAFIDLTRKILQTS from the coding sequence ATGGAAACGAAACAGTTAATCACATTCAAAACTGCTGCTGAATACTTAAATTTCACAAAGACAGCCAAAATCCTAAAGTTTGCTCAATCGAGTGTGACTGCCCAAATTAAAGCTTTAGAAAATGAATTAGATTCTCCGTTATTTGAACGCTTAGGAAAAAGACTCTACTTAACAGAGACTGGCCGCCAGTTTAAGAAATACGCTGATCAAATATTAGCTTTAACAGAAGAAGCACAGCAGGTGACCAGAGGGTTGGAAGAGCCTTCTGGCACCTTAGTGATCGGTGCACAAGAGAGTCAATGCACCTATCGACTGCCTACAATATTGAAAGCATTCAAAGATCAGTTTCCTCAAGTCAAACTAATATTTAAACCTGCACATTCGGATGATTTGGCCAAAGAAAAATTAATGGATGGGACTTTAGATATTGCTTTCATCATGGATGTATCCAAGCCAAAGGATCCGTTAAATGTAGAGACTCTTCTGCAAGACAATATGAAATTAGTCGCAGCACCCGATCACCCATTACATAGTAAAAATGAAATTACTCCAAAGGATCTCGAAGATGAAACGCTTCTTTTGACTGAAACCGGCTGCTCTTACCGAACCATTTTAGAGAAATCGCTCATAGAGGCTGATGTGCACCCTACTAATAAATTTGAGTTTGTTAGCATTGAAGCGATTAAGCAATGTGTAATAGCTGGTCTAGGAGTAGCCATTCTCCCTGAAATGGTAGTAGAAAAAGATATTCAAGAAGGAAGCATAAAAGAAATGTATTGGACTGCTGATACACCTGTCTTCTATACTCAAATCGCTTGGCACAAAGATAAGTTTATGACCATACCATTAGAAGCCTTCATTGATTTAACACGAAAAATTCTGCAAACCTCATAG
- a CDS encoding alpha/beta fold hydrolase, protein MLKNKFLIGKQYVVDAVDLPGHGENECSSQEEYFKDTLEWLIQYLEANGEGYLIGLSLGASLAIHTAMEKPNLVKGIMLTGYSPFIPKELEGIMENQYNHFLNIDNNDKETASYFEAVHGSKWNKTLRTVLHSMTFKYPTVTNVGLSSLKVPTLLLNGDQEQHEVKATSYVKSENPNLNVGLIPNAGHTANIDKPALYNYIIEEFISGVK, encoded by the coding sequence ATTTTAAAGAACAAATTTCTCATTGGTAAGCAATATGTAGTTGATGCAGTGGATCTACCAGGTCACGGTGAAAATGAATGTTCTAGTCAAGAAGAGTATTTTAAAGATACTTTAGAATGGTTAATTCAGTATTTAGAAGCAAATGGTGAAGGCTATTTAATAGGCTTGTCATTAGGAGCTTCGCTAGCCATACATACTGCAATGGAAAAACCTAACTTAGTTAAAGGAATTATGCTGACTGGCTATTCTCCTTTTATTCCTAAAGAACTTGAAGGAATAATGGAGAATCAGTATAATCATTTTCTAAATATTGATAACAATGATAAAGAGACAGCCTCATATTTCGAAGCTGTTCACGGTAGTAAATGGAACAAAACATTAAGAACTGTCCTTCATTCGATGACCTTTAAATATCCAACTGTAACAAATGTAGGATTATCCTCTTTAAAAGTACCTACACTGCTATTAAATGGTGATCAAGAACAGCACGAGGTTAAGGCTACTTCATATGTAAAGAGTGAAAATCCAAATCTAAATGTCGGGCTTATTCCAAATGCCGGGCACACTGCTAATATTGATAAACCAGCTTTGTATAATTACATCATTGAAGAATTTATTAGTGGGGTAAAATGA
- the xerS gene encoding tyrosine recombinase XerS, translated as MHKTTSERDREYLHNHMRALPYYVQKFIRYKERKLSPSTLRGYSLDFEIFFKWLLAFNDNKWISIDKIPLSALEKLRVDDIEEDFLYFLSIKNEEEKKKINKKATINRKLSALKSLFYYLGNIAEDENLNPLLYRNVMAKIELEDLKLDKETLAQQISSKILLRDEIDDFRAYVAGGYENNITNKLALRRYKQNKERDTAIISLILSSGLRINEVANITLSNLNMVDGNVEVIRKGEKERIVSFSSIASNDLCEYLRVRKSRYKATKKQDYLFLTLQQTKEGSPMTKRAMQLMIEKYSKAFGKPKIKAHGLRHSFATRFYQETNNIAQLKKILGHESIETTMIYTHVFNTEIKDAIEMVDRQEN; from the coding sequence ATGCACAAAACAACTTCAGAACGCGATCGAGAATATCTACATAATCACATGAGAGCGTTGCCTTACTATGTTCAAAAATTCATTAGATATAAAGAGCGTAAGTTATCGCCTTCTACCCTCCGTGGTTATTCACTTGATTTTGAAATTTTTTTCAAATGGTTGCTAGCATTTAATGATAACAAATGGATTTCTATTGATAAAATCCCCCTCTCTGCTCTTGAAAAGCTTAGGGTCGATGATATAGAAGAAGATTTCTTGTACTTTCTTTCTATAAAAAATGAGGAAGAAAAAAAGAAGATAAATAAAAAAGCTACCATAAACAGAAAGCTTTCAGCACTAAAGTCACTCTTCTACTACTTAGGAAATATCGCTGAAGATGAAAATCTTAACCCCCTCCTCTACCGTAATGTCATGGCAAAAATTGAGCTGGAGGATCTGAAGCTTGATAAAGAAACTCTAGCCCAACAAATTAGCAGCAAGATCTTACTCCGTGATGAAATAGACGATTTTAGAGCTTATGTCGCTGGTGGATATGAGAATAATATTACTAATAAGCTTGCATTAAGAAGATATAAGCAAAACAAAGAGCGGGACACCGCGATCATATCCCTCATACTTAGTTCTGGTTTAAGAATTAATGAGGTTGCAAATATTACTCTTTCAAATCTAAATATGGTGGACGGAAATGTAGAAGTAATAAGAAAAGGTGAAAAAGAGCGTATCGTTAGCTTCTCTAGCATTGCATCTAATGACCTATGTGAGTATTTAAGAGTTAGAAAATCAAGATATAAGGCAACTAAGAAGCAAGATTATTTGTTTCTAACTCTCCAACAAACCAAAGAAGGATCACCCATGACCAAACGAGCTATGCAGTTAATGATTGAAAAATATTCTAAAGCTTTTGGTAAGCCAAAAATTAAAGCTCACGGTCTAAGACATTCTTTTGCCACGCGATTCTACCAGGAAACTAATAACATCGCTCAACTTAAAAAAATATTAGGGCATGAATCAATCGAGACTACTATGATTTATACTCATGTGTTTAACACCGAGATTAAAGATGCGATTGAAATGGTGGATCGACAAGAAAATTAG